From the Photobacterium sp. GJ3 genome, one window contains:
- a CDS encoding AMP-binding protein: MRVLNLTEELLFHRHDMQLPLYRYKGNLITRKRMIQSVSELSSHLCHYIEPGDQVVLYLNDSPSLVCAFLSTIACGGIPSVVNPMTKREGLQHVIQLTDAKLIFTSIDKAAYIPHSCQFEVLFAENDHQVDISDFSLGKGNPDWRDFVRTPGTDTSYLQLTSGSTGFPKAVRHSAEATLAFCRNVACSWLGLSSADVIYSVPKMFFGYGMGNSLFFPLFTGASAVLDCDWPKLNSIVSHLNESRPTILFGGPAIFNLLRPRAKDVASIIRTAVSAGSVLSREEAAYWADLGVHIRNGFGATELGHVFLASMNEAQRGSLLTRVLDGYEYRLIDKSGQEIKTPHVAGVLLIRGPSLSSGYLKQDQLTAEKFCDGWYRTGDLFELDEHGSFCYLGREDDLFKVNGRWIVPAVVEQSVCEAFADVQEAVLVPSSRARDTLRATLFVVTRSGEIDAAAMKHFIRSQHESYMAPGVVIALHEMPRNANGKLNRQSLIDLAEENDLEIREATQCS, encoded by the coding sequence ATGAGAGTTTTGAATCTCACGGAAGAATTACTGTTTCATCGTCATGACATGCAATTGCCGCTTTACCGTTATAAAGGCAATCTCATTACGCGGAAGCGGATGATTCAATCCGTCAGTGAGTTGTCGAGTCATCTTTGTCATTATATTGAACCCGGTGATCAGGTTGTTTTGTATCTGAACGACAGTCCGTCACTTGTGTGTGCTTTTCTCTCCACGATTGCCTGCGGTGGTATTCCTTCCGTTGTGAATCCGATGACGAAGCGTGAAGGTCTACAGCATGTGATTCAATTGACGGATGCAAAACTGATTTTTACCTCAATTGATAAGGCGGCTTATATACCGCATAGCTGCCAGTTTGAAGTGTTGTTTGCAGAGAATGATCATCAGGTTGATATATCGGATTTTTCTTTAGGAAAGGGAAATCCTGACTGGCGTGATTTTGTCAGAACACCAGGCACGGACACGAGTTACTTACAGCTGACATCCGGATCTACCGGCTTCCCAAAAGCTGTCCGCCATTCTGCAGAAGCAACATTAGCTTTTTGCCGCAACGTTGCCTGTTCATGGTTGGGCTTAAGCTCTGCGGATGTGATTTATTCCGTGCCGAAAATGTTTTTTGGCTATGGCATGGGTAACAGTCTGTTTTTCCCTCTTTTCACCGGTGCGTCTGCGGTTCTCGATTGCGATTGGCCGAAGTTGAACAGCATCGTCAGTCATCTGAATGAAAGCCGCCCGACGATTCTGTTTGGTGGCCCGGCTATTTTTAATTTACTGCGTCCAAGAGCGAAAGATGTTGCCAGTATTATCCGAACCGCCGTCTCTGCCGGGTCTGTACTGAGTCGTGAAGAGGCTGCCTATTGGGCAGACTTGGGGGTGCACATTAGGAATGGTTTTGGTGCAACCGAACTCGGCCATGTGTTTCTGGCCAGCATGAATGAAGCCCAGCGTGGTTCACTGTTAACCCGCGTATTGGATGGCTATGAGTATCGGCTGATTGATAAAAGCGGACAAGAGATTAAGACCCCACATGTTGCGGGTGTACTGTTGATCCGTGGACCAAGCTTGAGCTCCGGCTATCTCAAGCAGGATCAATTGACCGCAGAAAAATTCTGTGACGGTTGGTATCGCACCGGGGATTTGTTCGAGCTGGATGAACATGGCTCCTTCTGTTATCTGGGCCGCGAAGATGACTTATTTAAAGTCAATGGACGCTGGATTGTACCGGCGGTGGTCGAGCAATCTGTGTGTGAAGCCTTCGCGGATGTCCAAGAGGCCGTTCTGGTGCCCAGCTCCAGAGCGCGAGATACGTTACGCGCGACACTATTCGTTGTGACCCGATCCGGTGAAATTGATGCGGCCGCGATGAAGCATTTTATCCGCTCCCAACATGAATCATATATGGCTCCCGGTGTGGTGATCGCGCTCCATGAGATGCCAAGAAATGCAAACGGGAAATTGAATCGTCAGAGTCTGATCGATCTTGCCGAAGAGAACGATCTGGAAATCAGGGAGGCGACCCAGTGCAGCTAA